One window of the Suricata suricatta isolate VVHF042 chromosome 7, meerkat_22Aug2017_6uvM2_HiC, whole genome shotgun sequence genome contains the following:
- the TSPYL4 gene encoding testis-specific Y-encoded-like protein 4 codes for MSAPDEGSNPPVAKDCGVATADDAPGHPDLNQGRGEEAEATQVMADTGEEGSLETAAEGGAPQSPASCPPVFRVRVFGTRGRVATKLGQKEVLPPTEGLAAALASASAAVATDNSQENGCHRGEPRGPAGEKALEACGAGGLGSQVMPGAKAKEMTTKKCAISAASEKEGVAEEVVEEKKVMQKEKKVVGGMKEETQAKAPKINNCMDSLEAIDQELSNVNAQADRAFLQLERKFGRMRRLHMQRRSFIIQNIPGFWVTAFRNHPQLSPMISGQDEDMMRYMINLEVEELKHPRAGCKFKFIFQSNPYFRNEGLVKEYERRSSGRVVSLSTPIRWHRGQDPQSHIHRNREGNTIPSFFNWFSDHSLLEFDRIAEIIKAELWPNPLQYYLMGEGPRRGIRDPARQPVESPRSFRFQSG; via the coding sequence ATGAGCGCCCCGGACGAGGGCAGCAACCCTCCTGTCGCTAAAGACTGCGGCGTAGCTACAGCCGATGATGCCCCAGGACATCCGGACCTAAACCAGGGCCGGGGCGAGGAAGCCGAGGCGACACAGGTGATGGCGGACACAGGTGAGGAGGGCAGCTTGGAGACCGCCGCGGAGGGAGGCGCACCCCAGAGCCCCGCGAGCTGTCCCCCAGTGTTCCGCGTTCGAGTGTTTGGGACCCGCGGCCGTGTAGCGACCAAATTGGGCCAGAAAGAGGTTCTGCCTCCTACTGAAGGCTTGGCAGCGGCCCTTGCCTCCGCCTCCGCCGCAGTAGCTACCGACAATAGCCAGGAAAATGGCTGTCATCGTGGAGAGCCGCGGGGCCCTGCTGGGGAGAAAGCTCTGGAAGCCTGTGGCGCAGGGGGCTTGGGGTCTCAGGTGATGCCTGGGGCGAAGGCCAAGGAAATGACGACAAAAAAGTGCGCCATTTCAGCGGCATCGGAAAAGGAGGGAGTAGcggaggaggtggtggaggaaaAGAAGGtgatgcagaaggaaaaaaaggtggtaggaggaatgaaagaggagacacaggccAAGGCCCCGAAGATCAATAACTGCATGGATTCGCTGGAGGCCATCGATCAGGAGCTGTCAAACGTAAATGCCCAGGCTGACAGGGCCTTCCTTCAGTTGGAGCGCAAGTTTGGCCGGATGCGAAGGCTCCATATGCAGCGCAGAAGTTTCATTATCCAAAATATCCCAGGTTTCTGGGTCACTGCCTTTCGGAACCACCCCCAGCTCTCACCTATGATCAGTGGCCAAGATGAAGACATGATGAGGTACATGATCAATTTGGAGGTGGAAGAGCTTAAACACCCCAGAGCAGGCTGCAAATTCAAGTTCATCTTTCAGAGCAACCCCTATTTCCGAAATGAGGGGCTCGTCAAAGAATATGAGCGCAGATCCTCCGGCCGGGTGGTGTCTCTTTCCACTCCAATCCGCTGGCACAGGGGCCAAGACCCCCAGTCCCATATCCACAGGAATCGGGAAGGAAACACTATCCCCAGTTTCTTCAACTGGTTCTCAGATCACAGCCTTCTAGAATTCGACAGGATTGCTGAGATTATCAAAGCAGAACTGTGGCCCAATCCCCTCCAATACTACCTGATGGGTGAAGGGCCTCGCCGAGGAATTCGAGACCCAGCAAGGCAGCCAGTGGAGAGCCCCAGGTCCTTCAGGTTCCAGTCTGGCTAA